A genomic segment from Toxotes jaculatrix isolate fToxJac2 chromosome 6, fToxJac2.pri, whole genome shotgun sequence encodes:
- the b4galt6 gene encoding beta-1,4-galactosyltransferase 6 isoform X1 has translation MVNWRRLLRMSNRSFLAFIFFFSMSTTCLYFIYVAPGIANTYFFMVQAQGIMLRDNVRTIGQMIRLYTNKNSTVNGTDYPDGSNSSEYLVQPTTYLPENFTYAQNLPCPERLPSMKGLMEVNMTEIPMEEIELKFSKFFDIEFGGHWKPQDCRPRWKVAILIPFRNRHEHLPILFQHLIPMLQRQRLQFAFYVIEQSGSQPFNRAMLFNVGFLEAMKDLDWDCLIFHDVDHIPENDRNYYGCGQMPRHFAAKLDKYMYILPYSEFFGGVSGLTVEQFRKINGFPNAFWGWGGEDDDLWNRVHYAGLNVTRPEGEIGKYKSIPHHHRGEVQFLGRYKLLRYSKERQHLDGLNNLHYSPHVSLSSLYKNITVDLYPELAPITDY, from the exons ATGGTGAACTGGAGGCGGCTGTTGCGAATGTCCAACCGATCGTTTCTGGCCTTCATATTCTTCTTCTCCATGTCCACCACTTGTCTGTACTTCATTTATGTGGCTCCTGGAATAG CCAACACATACTTTTTCATGGTGCAGGCTCAGGGCATCATGTTAAGGGACAATGTAAGGACCATCGGCCAGATGATCCGGTTGTATACCAACAAGAACAGTACAGTCAATGGGACGG ACTATCCTGATGGCAGTAACTCCAGTGAATACCTGGTTCAGCCAACTACGTATCTTCCAGAGAACTTCACCTATGCCCAGAACCTCCCCTGCCCGGAGCGATTACCTTCTATGA AGGGCCTTATGGAAGTGAACATGACAGAGATCCCTATGGAGGAGATAGAACTGAAGTTCTCCAAGTTTTTTGACATTGAGTTTGGAGGCCATTGGAAACCACAGGACTGCAGACCTCGCTGGAAG GTGGCCATCCTGATTCCATTTAGAAACCGCCATGAACATCTCCCCATCCTCTTCCAACACCTTATCCCCATGTTGCAGAGACAGCGGTTGCAGTTTGCCTTTTACGTCATTGAACAG AGTGGGAGCCAGCCCTTTAATAGAGCCATGCTGTTTAATGTGGGATTCCTCGAGGCCATGAAGGACTTGGACTGGGACTGCTTGATCTTCCATGATGTTGACCACATCCCTGAGAATGACCGAAACTACTATGGCTGTGGTCAGATGCCACGCCACTTTGCTGCCAAGCTGGAcaaatacatgtacat TCTTCCATACAGCGAATTCTTTGGCGGTGTGAGTGGACTCACCGTGGAGCAGTTCCGCAAAATTAATGGCTTTCCCAATGCATTCTGGGGCTGGGGAGGAGAAGACGACGACTTGTGGAACAG GGTTCACTATGCTGGTCTGAATGTCACGCGACCAGAGGGAGAGATCGGCAAGTACAAGTCAATTCCCCACCACCACAGAGGAGAGGTGCAGTTCCTTGGGAG aTATAAACTGCTGAGGTATTCCAAAGAGCGGCAACACTTGGACGGCCTCAACAACCTCCATTACAGCCCCCACGTCTCCCTCAGCAGCCTCTACAAGAACATCACGGTGGACCTGTATCCTGAGCTTGCCCCTATCACAGACTACTGA
- the b4galt6 gene encoding beta-1,4-galactosyltransferase 6 isoform X2, translating to MVQAQGIMLRDNVRTIGQMIRLYTNKNSTVNGTDYPDGSNSSEYLVQPTTYLPENFTYAQNLPCPERLPSMKGLMEVNMTEIPMEEIELKFSKFFDIEFGGHWKPQDCRPRWKVAILIPFRNRHEHLPILFQHLIPMLQRQRLQFAFYVIEQSGSQPFNRAMLFNVGFLEAMKDLDWDCLIFHDVDHIPENDRNYYGCGQMPRHFAAKLDKYMYILPYSEFFGGVSGLTVEQFRKINGFPNAFWGWGGEDDDLWNRVHYAGLNVTRPEGEIGKYKSIPHHHRGEVQFLGRYKLLRYSKERQHLDGLNNLHYSPHVSLSSLYKNITVDLYPELAPITDY from the exons ATGGTGCAGGCTCAGGGCATCATGTTAAGGGACAATGTAAGGACCATCGGCCAGATGATCCGGTTGTATACCAACAAGAACAGTACAGTCAATGGGACGG ACTATCCTGATGGCAGTAACTCCAGTGAATACCTGGTTCAGCCAACTACGTATCTTCCAGAGAACTTCACCTATGCCCAGAACCTCCCCTGCCCGGAGCGATTACCTTCTATGA AGGGCCTTATGGAAGTGAACATGACAGAGATCCCTATGGAGGAGATAGAACTGAAGTTCTCCAAGTTTTTTGACATTGAGTTTGGAGGCCATTGGAAACCACAGGACTGCAGACCTCGCTGGAAG GTGGCCATCCTGATTCCATTTAGAAACCGCCATGAACATCTCCCCATCCTCTTCCAACACCTTATCCCCATGTTGCAGAGACAGCGGTTGCAGTTTGCCTTTTACGTCATTGAACAG AGTGGGAGCCAGCCCTTTAATAGAGCCATGCTGTTTAATGTGGGATTCCTCGAGGCCATGAAGGACTTGGACTGGGACTGCTTGATCTTCCATGATGTTGACCACATCCCTGAGAATGACCGAAACTACTATGGCTGTGGTCAGATGCCACGCCACTTTGCTGCCAAGCTGGAcaaatacatgtacat TCTTCCATACAGCGAATTCTTTGGCGGTGTGAGTGGACTCACCGTGGAGCAGTTCCGCAAAATTAATGGCTTTCCCAATGCATTCTGGGGCTGGGGAGGAGAAGACGACGACTTGTGGAACAG GGTTCACTATGCTGGTCTGAATGTCACGCGACCAGAGGGAGAGATCGGCAAGTACAAGTCAATTCCCCACCACCACAGAGGAGAGGTGCAGTTCCTTGGGAG aTATAAACTGCTGAGGTATTCCAAAGAGCGGCAACACTTGGACGGCCTCAACAACCTCCATTACAGCCCCCACGTCTCCCTCAGCAGCCTCTACAAGAACATCACGGTGGACCTGTATCCTGAGCTTGCCCCTATCACAGACTACTGA